One part of the Maridesulfovibrio sp. genome encodes these proteins:
- the tsaB gene encoding tRNA (adenosine(37)-N6)-threonylcarbamoyltransferase complex dimerization subunit type 1 TsaB — translation MSIPLEEKNDLLLAINGTEETLQIILARRENEDEPYSLLETKSLVVPGRSVNFMIPSIHDSLKLFGYKATDISRIAIAAGPGSFTGLRLTFAGVAGISAGNGCPVGALEYLPIIAKGAALVSKLPVWAVTHSRRMQVYLQGFEAISENIKLTAITPPLPLTVQKAAEVILSYKQEKAVLAGTGLTKNKVFFDAFLAENSQYSAMPERFNFPDVRDILEAAEQADYSEEMPVPMYLRGSDAEENLEAIASKFGIPLEKARERLKNVTPR, via the coding sequence ATGAGTATACCCTTAGAAGAAAAAAATGACCTTCTGCTTGCAATCAATGGAACAGAAGAAACTTTACAGATAATACTCGCAAGGCGGGAGAATGAAGATGAACCATACTCCCTGCTGGAAACTAAAAGTCTCGTGGTTCCGGGCCGATCAGTTAACTTCATGATTCCGTCAATTCACGATTCCCTTAAACTTTTCGGATACAAAGCAACTGACATTTCACGTATTGCAATTGCAGCAGGTCCGGGGAGTTTTACAGGATTGCGCCTGACCTTTGCCGGTGTCGCAGGAATTTCAGCCGGAAACGGCTGCCCGGTCGGTGCACTGGAATACCTGCCGATTATCGCTAAAGGTGCCGCGCTAGTGAGCAAACTACCTGTCTGGGCTGTTACCCATTCACGGAGGATGCAGGTATATCTGCAGGGCTTCGAAGCCATAAGCGAAAATATAAAACTGACCGCGATTACTCCACCGCTCCCTCTCACCGTGCAAAAAGCTGCGGAAGTTATCCTTTCATACAAACAGGAAAAGGCTGTTCTCGCAGGAACAGGACTGACGAAAAACAAGGTATTCTTTGATGCTTTTCTGGCTGAAAACAGTCAATACTCCGCTATGCCTGAAAGGTTTAACTTCCCGGATGTGCGGGATATACTTGAAGCGGCTGAACAAGCAGACTATTCGGAAGAAATGCCCGTGCCTATGTATCTGCGAGGTTCGGACGCCGAGGAAAACCTTGAAGCCATCGCCAGCAAGTTTGGCATACCACTTGAAAAAGCCCGTGAGCGACTGAAAAATGTTACTCCTCGTTAG
- the fliS gene encoding flagellar export chaperone FliS — MHKAAQAYLSTQVHTTSKGELLLMLYDAAIKFMKQAKVKINEKDYAAKGILISKAIEVISELTASLNKEKGGELAENLSKLYIFCNTRLLQANLKMDTQKLDEVIKIIDGIASAYREIIPTEEARAAVPLQTTASASSGTTNVNRSFVNDAGYGMPTPSAQNMPSPNALRLKKAANAYGGGI, encoded by the coding sequence ATGCACAAAGCCGCTCAAGCTTATCTTTCAACTCAGGTCCATACCACTTCAAAGGGAGAACTTCTCCTTATGCTTTATGATGCTGCAATCAAGTTCATGAAGCAGGCCAAAGTTAAAATCAATGAAAAGGATTACGCAGCGAAAGGAATCCTGATATCCAAGGCTATTGAAGTTATCTCTGAGCTTACCGCCAGCCTGAACAAGGAAAAAGGCGGAGAACTCGCTGAGAACCTTAGCAAACTCTATATCTTCTGTAACACAAGACTTCTGCAGGCGAACTTGAAAATGGATACTCAGAAGCTTGATGAAGTTATCAAGATTATCGATGGTATTGCTTCTGCTTACCGGGAAATCATCCCTACCGAAGAAGCACGAGCCGCAGTTCCTTTGCAGACAACGGCAAGCGCCAGCAGCGGTACAACAAATGTAAACCGCAGTTTTGTTAACGACGCCGGGTATGGCATGCCCACACCCTCGGCACAAAATATGCCGTCTCCCAATGCACTGCGCCTAAAGAAGGCTGCAAATGCATACGGCGGTGGAATATAG
- a CDS encoding phosphatidate cytidylyltransferase encodes MPLSSLQKRIITSLLLVAALATALIMGGKVLTGGLAIFCTIALHEFYSMFWQDKSHLASRIIGMAAGAGIILTSATVSPVWMLLIMLGAFWLFNFRFLFSFSSKPDNATYLDSLVLFAGLVYIPVTMQFMTSMNSWEILFVLLAASSSDTAAFYAGTFFGKKKIWPQISPKKSWAGSIGGFAGCILCCTVYGHFLGHAPFLYWTALAAILNIGAQMGDFFESALKRKLQIKDSGKILPGHGGVLDRIDSLVLALPIYVLAREIHAFF; translated from the coding sequence ATGCCCTTAAGCAGCCTTCAAAAACGAATTATCACCTCACTGCTCCTTGTTGCCGCACTTGCTACAGCCCTGATTATGGGTGGGAAAGTATTAACCGGCGGACTTGCCATATTCTGCACCATAGCCCTGCATGAATTTTATTCCATGTTCTGGCAGGACAAATCACACCTTGCCTCGCGCATAATAGGAATGGCTGCCGGAGCCGGTATAATACTCACTTCGGCGACAGTCTCCCCGGTCTGGATGCTGCTTATTATGCTCGGAGCCTTCTGGCTGTTCAACTTCCGCTTTCTGTTTTCATTCAGCTCCAAACCGGACAATGCCACCTATCTGGATAGTCTGGTGCTCTTTGCAGGACTTGTTTACATCCCGGTTACCATGCAGTTCATGACCTCCATGAACAGCTGGGAAATTCTTTTTGTCCTTCTGGCTGCGTCCTCTTCTGATACCGCAGCTTTTTACGCCGGAACATTTTTCGGAAAAAAGAAAATCTGGCCGCAGATCAGTCCCAAAAAATCATGGGCCGGTTCCATCGGCGGATTTGCAGGCTGCATCCTCTGCTGCACTGTATATGGACATTTTCTCGGACATGCCCCGTTCCTCTATTGGACGGCATTGGCAGCAATACTTAACATCGGCGCACAGATGGGTGATTTTTTCGAATCTGCACTGAAACGTAAACTTCAAATCAAAGATTCCGGCAAAATCCTGCCCGGCCACGGCGGGGTGTTAGACCGCATCGACAGCCTAGTGCTTGCACTTCCCATTTACGTTCTGGCTAGAGAGATTCACGCATTCTTTTAA
- a CDS encoding 1-deoxy-D-xylulose-5-phosphate reductoisomerase → MQTYISPWPADAKLPEFPRSVSILGSTGSIGTSTLKVIEQHPDLFKVSALAGARNAGLLAEQAIKHRPQYLAVLNDDAAAELKSLLPADYKPEILTGPAAYITLSELEEVSLVLSSIVGAAGFEPTLAAANKGKMIALANKESLVLGGHIIREACHRTGATILPVDSEHNALFQGLTGHDGKDVSRLILTASGGPFRGRSKEFLGTVTREQALAHPNWDMGAKISIDSATLMNKGLEFIEACHLYGLPPEQIDVVVHPQSIIHSLVEYVDGSQLAHLGVPDMQIPIAFCMCFPKRVPLALKQLNLAEVGTLTFEKPDLEVFPCLKHAADSFAAGQSHPIVLNAANEVAVDLFLKEKIKFLDIPAIIGRALDAHAGCDVSEAEAVLELDIKTRRDVMESIV, encoded by the coding sequence TTGCAAACATATATTTCACCCTGGCCGGCAGATGCAAAACTCCCCGAATTTCCCAGATCGGTTTCAATTCTAGGCAGCACAGGATCCATCGGCACCAGTACCCTCAAAGTAATCGAGCAGCACCCGGACCTTTTCAAAGTTTCGGCTCTTGCCGGAGCAAGAAATGCCGGACTTCTGGCAGAGCAGGCTATAAAACACCGTCCGCAGTACCTTGCCGTGCTGAATGATGATGCAGCGGCAGAGCTTAAAAGTCTGCTTCCCGCAGACTATAAACCTGAAATTCTCACTGGACCGGCTGCTTATATTACACTTTCCGAGCTGGAAGAAGTATCGCTTGTGCTTTCTTCCATTGTTGGAGCAGCGGGTTTTGAACCGACTCTGGCAGCTGCGAATAAAGGAAAGATGATCGCCCTTGCCAACAAGGAATCCCTTGTTCTCGGCGGACATATCATCCGTGAGGCATGCCACCGCACCGGGGCAACCATTCTTCCCGTAGATTCAGAGCATAATGCCCTTTTTCAGGGGCTTACCGGGCATGATGGTAAAGATGTCAGCAGACTGATACTGACTGCTTCCGGAGGACCGTTCCGCGGCAGATCAAAAGAATTTCTAGGAACAGTGACCCGCGAACAGGCACTGGCCCATCCCAACTGGGACATGGGTGCAAAGATCAGCATTGATTCCGCAACCCTTATGAACAAAGGTCTGGAATTTATCGAAGCCTGTCACCTTTACGGATTGCCCCCGGAACAGATTGATGTCGTGGTCCACCCACAGTCCATTATCCACTCACTGGTAGAATATGTGGACGGCTCACAGCTGGCACATCTTGGAGTTCCTGACATGCAGATACCAATTGCTTTCTGCATGTGCTTCCCGAAACGCGTTCCGCTCGCACTAAAACAGCTGAACCTTGCGGAAGTTGGAACACTAACCTTCGAAAAGCCGGACCTTGAGGTCTTCCCCTGCCTGAAACATGCGGCGGATTCCTTTGCGGCCGGACAGAGCCATCCGATTGTACTTAACGCGGCCAATGAAGTTGCTGTAGACCTTTTCCTGAAGGAAAAAATCAAATTTCTGGACATTCCCGCCATCATCGGCAGGGCACTTGATGCCCACGCAGGATGTGACGTAAGTGAAGCGGAAGCAGTTCTTGAACTGGACATTAAAACCAGACGGGACGTCATGGAGTCCATCGTCTAA
- a CDS encoding flagellin, with protein sequence MSLVINHNLMAMNANRNLADSYGSLGVSTRRLSSGLRVGTAADDAAGLAIRELMRSDIKSLNQGIRNANDAISMIQTADGALGVIDEKLIRMKELATQASTGTYNSDQRLIIDSEYQAMASEITRIASATDFNGIHLLNGNMSGASSDHSGTGLTSTGPVKVHFGTGNDCSEDYYYVSINTSTASALGVGSAASNSISTQELAQKSLEKLNNAIISKDKIRANLGAMQNRLENTITNLSIQAENVQAAESRISDVDVATEMTEFTRNQILTQSAVAMLSQANSMPRMAMQLIG encoded by the coding sequence ATGTCTTTAGTAATTAACCACAACTTGATGGCTATGAATGCTAACCGCAACCTGGCAGATTCGTATGGTAGCCTCGGTGTCTCAACCCGTCGCCTGTCTTCAGGTCTTCGCGTTGGAACCGCTGCCGACGATGCTGCAGGTCTCGCAATTCGCGAACTTATGCGCTCTGACATTAAGTCACTCAACCAGGGTATCCGTAACGCCAACGATGCAATTTCAATGATCCAGACCGCTGACGGCGCTCTCGGTGTTATTGACGAAAAGCTCATTCGTATGAAGGAACTTGCAACTCAGGCATCAACCGGTACCTACAACTCTGACCAGCGTCTGATCATCGACTCCGAATATCAGGCCATGGCATCAGAAATCACCCGTATTGCAAGTGCAACTGACTTTAACGGTATTCACCTGCTTAATGGTAACATGTCCGGAGCTAGCAGCGATCACAGTGGAACCGGTCTTACTTCTACTGGTCCTGTAAAGGTTCACTTCGGTACCGGTAACGATTGCTCGGAAGACTACTACTATGTTTCCATTAACACATCTACTGCTTCCGCACTTGGTGTTGGTAGCGCAGCGAGTAACTCCATTTCCACCCAGGAACTGGCGCAGAAGTCCCTTGAGAAGCTGAACAACGCTATCATCTCAAAGGATAAGATCCGCGCTAACCTCGGTGCTATGCAGAACAGGCTGGAAAACACCATTACCAACCTGTCCATCCAGGCAGAAAACGTTCAGGCTGCGGAATCCCGCATTTCCGACGTTGACGTTGCAACTGAAATGACTGAGTTCACCCGTAACCAGATCCTGACCCAGTCCGCAGTAGCTATGCTCTCGCAGGCTAACAGCATGCCCAGAATGGCAATGCAGCTCATCGGTTAA
- a CDS encoding glycosyltransferase family 4 protein, whose product MDNNRIRVLQVSPSLDLGGTEKVMQSFAVNLDDKLFETAVYSPVDGPRGRILRKYGVATFINADLFSVLLKFRPDVVHIHRAGWAEPGSLRPIKLAEIPVLVETNVFGRHDPTPEANLIDRHLFVSQFCAARFEKVNSIPAVTPKYSVLYNPVDTDFFAEHCPADRERPLNSFGRISRADKGKWSSLAIDFLPILEKQVKSGMLQPFLYSIIGGIPEAEQFVAEHNLQKYVNFLPPVLTDAEISDFLNSIGFLVHANDTGESFGLVIAEAMAAGLPVITHPSKGLRDNAQLELVEHGETGIVASDSHEFAQAVKFLLTHPQKAREMGEKGRDKAAKLFRAQDIAAKLGSIYIELLKIKNKI is encoded by the coding sequence ATGGATAATAACAGAATAAGAGTTCTTCAGGTTTCCCCATCACTGGATCTTGGCGGCACAGAAAAGGTAATGCAGTCATTTGCCGTTAATCTGGACGATAAACTATTCGAGACTGCCGTCTACTCGCCTGTAGACGGACCAAGGGGAAGAATTCTCCGTAAATACGGAGTGGCTACATTCATCAATGCCGATTTATTTTCCGTGTTGTTAAAATTCCGTCCTGATGTTGTACATATCCATCGTGCAGGATGGGCAGAGCCGGGATCACTGCGCCCCATTAAACTGGCAGAAATACCCGTGCTGGTGGAAACAAACGTATTCGGACGCCATGATCCGACCCCTGAAGCCAATCTTATTGACCGTCATTTGTTTGTCTCCCAATTCTGCGCCGCACGCTTCGAAAAAGTAAATTCCATCCCTGCTGTTACGCCGAAGTATTCCGTCCTCTATAATCCGGTTGATACCGACTTTTTTGCCGAACACTGCCCGGCAGACCGTGAAAGACCCCTCAATTCATTTGGGCGGATTTCACGTGCCGACAAGGGGAAATGGTCAAGCCTTGCCATTGACTTCCTGCCAATACTTGAGAAGCAGGTAAAAAGCGGCATGCTCCAACCTTTTCTTTACAGCATTATCGGTGGTATACCTGAAGCGGAACAATTTGTCGCAGAGCACAACCTGCAAAAATACGTAAATTTTCTTCCTCCTGTGCTTACTGATGCAGAAATTTCAGACTTTCTAAACTCTATAGGATTTCTGGTTCACGCTAACGACACCGGGGAATCCTTCGGCCTCGTCATTGCGGAAGCAATGGCCGCAGGATTACCGGTCATCACCCACCCCAGCAAGGGGTTGAGAGATAATGCTCAGCTGGAGCTGGTTGAGCATGGTGAAACCGGAATTGTTGCAAGTGATTCGCATGAATTTGCGCAAGCTGTGAAATTCCTGCTTACACATCCGCAGAAAGCGCGTGAGATGGGTGAAAAAGGAAGGGACAAAGCCGCAAAACTTTTCCGGGCTCAGGATATAGCTGCAAAATTAGGTTCAATTTATATTGAACTACTCAAAATTAAGAACAAAATATAA
- the rseP gene encoding RIP metalloprotease RseP, with protein MAWIVDFVLVLGGLIFFHELGHFLAARMLGIGVKTFSLGFGPKLAGFSWGTTNYRLSLVPLGGYVSLAGEERDMTEDSGFSRNELFMNRPPWHRMIVVAAGPLFNFLLAWIIFWGIIISNGQMGLAPIVGQLQPDSPALHAGIESGDNVLSIDGRKIVFWADLAETIQTSQSENLDFVIDRNGETKEISIKPQVQELKNIFGETIRRPVVGIVASGDSKTIEMNGIDGAVAAAEQTWDVTKLICTSIVKMIERVVPMDSIGGPIMIAQAIKQQSERGLLELLHFTAFISINLGLLNLLPIPVLDGGHLLFFSLETILRKPLNERLQAAATRMGLLLLLCLMAFAIFNDIVRTISSK; from the coding sequence ATGGCTTGGATAGTTGATTTTGTATTGGTCCTCGGCGGGCTGATTTTCTTTCACGAGCTTGGACATTTCCTTGCAGCGCGTATGCTCGGTATCGGTGTGAAAACATTTTCACTCGGTTTCGGGCCTAAGCTGGCCGGATTCAGTTGGGGGACCACCAACTACCGTCTATCCCTTGTGCCTCTCGGTGGATACGTTAGCCTTGCAGGCGAAGAGCGGGACATGACTGAAGACAGTGGATTCAGCAGAAATGAGTTATTCATGAACCGTCCTCCGTGGCATCGCATGATTGTTGTCGCTGCCGGTCCGCTGTTCAACTTCCTGCTTGCATGGATAATTTTCTGGGGCATTATTATCAGCAACGGACAAATGGGACTGGCTCCCATCGTAGGGCAGCTGCAACCTGATAGTCCTGCTCTGCACGCAGGAATAGAATCAGGAGATAATGTCCTTTCCATAGATGGCCGTAAAATCGTCTTCTGGGCTGACCTTGCGGAAACCATCCAGACCAGCCAGTCCGAGAACCTCGACTTTGTTATAGACAGAAATGGCGAAACCAAAGAGATATCAATCAAGCCGCAGGTCCAGGAACTCAAAAATATTTTCGGCGAAACCATACGCAGACCTGTTGTAGGAATTGTCGCATCCGGAGATTCCAAGACAATTGAAATGAACGGGATTGACGGAGCTGTTGCCGCAGCAGAACAGACATGGGATGTTACCAAACTGATCTGCACCAGCATTGTCAAAATGATAGAACGGGTAGTGCCTATGGACTCCATCGGCGGACCGATCATGATTGCACAGGCCATTAAACAGCAATCTGAACGAGGTCTTCTGGAACTACTGCACTTCACCGCTTTTATCAGCATCAACCTCGGACTGCTCAACCTGTTGCCCATCCCTGTTCTGGATGGTGGGCACCTGCTCTTTTTCAGTCTCGAGACAATTCTGCGCAAGCCGCTTAATGAAAGACTTCAGGCCGCAGCCACCCGCATGGGACTTCTGCTGCTGCTCTGCCTGATGGCTTTTGCCATTTTCAACGATATAGTAAGAACAATAAGCAGCAAATGA
- a CDS encoding HD domain-containing phosphohydrolase encodes MSRNGVTDSGVRKFKKIIAAACSRFQGAECYAEVLQLCREMEDALENDIESKDDLVEGLTEIGLALSGETRLERLLEMIVDEARVLTRADAGTLYIVDPEGRKLEFSILQNDTMDVRMGGTSGNEITLPPVPLYNSSNTPNKSNVSSYCALTGETINIADVYEAEGFDFTGPRKYDAATGYRSKSMLVLALKNHEQDIIGVLQLLNALDDEGEIIEFSPDVVNIVGSLASQAAIAMTNVQLIQGLKDLLYSVIQSIAAAIDAKSPYTNGHIERVVTITMMIADKVNSLQDGKYAEVHFTEDELEELKLAAWMHDVGKISIPEHVVDKSTKLETIFDRVAMVDARFRLIAEIIKNKQLQETIAALSGGSDPSKLAEIETRYAADLKQLEDDHQYILSCNVPNEFMSDDRIAKVKDIASRTYESNGETFNWLTEDEVKNLCIRKGTLTDSERKVIESHAAITHEMLLRLPFPKRLARVPEYAAGHHEKLDGSGYPNGLKGDELPLQARIMAVADIFEALTAKDRPYKKPMKLSQAIKILGFMIKDRHIDGDICKLFIDTGLYMDYAKAELDPSQFEDE; translated from the coding sequence GTGTCACGTAACGGTGTTACAGATTCTGGAGTGCGTAAGTTCAAAAAAATAATCGCTGCCGCCTGTAGCCGTTTTCAGGGGGCAGAGTGTTATGCTGAAGTGTTGCAGTTGTGCCGGGAGATGGAAGATGCTCTTGAGAATGACATTGAATCAAAAGATGATCTTGTTGAAGGTCTCACAGAGATAGGACTGGCTCTTTCTGGTGAAACCCGTTTGGAACGGCTGCTGGAGATGATCGTAGATGAAGCCAGAGTGCTGACTCGTGCCGACGCGGGAACTTTGTACATTGTTGATCCCGAAGGACGCAAGCTTGAATTCTCCATTCTCCAGAATGACACTATGGACGTGCGCATGGGCGGAACCAGCGGTAATGAAATAACCCTGCCGCCTGTACCGTTGTACAACTCCAGCAATACCCCGAACAAATCCAATGTTTCTTCCTATTGCGCCTTAACCGGAGAAACGATCAATATAGCAGATGTTTATGAAGCCGAAGGTTTTGATTTCACTGGGCCGCGCAAGTATGATGCCGCAACAGGTTATCGCTCCAAGTCTATGCTTGTGCTGGCTCTTAAAAATCATGAACAGGATATTATCGGTGTTTTGCAGCTTCTGAACGCTCTCGATGATGAAGGTGAAATAATTGAATTCTCACCGGATGTTGTGAATATCGTTGGTTCGCTGGCTTCTCAGGCTGCCATTGCCATGACCAATGTCCAGCTTATTCAGGGTCTGAAAGATCTGCTGTATTCAGTTATCCAGAGTATCGCTGCTGCTATTGATGCTAAGTCTCCTTATACGAATGGCCATATCGAGCGCGTAGTGACCATCACCATGATGATTGCCGACAAGGTTAACTCTTTGCAGGACGGCAAGTATGCCGAGGTTCATTTCACTGAGGACGAATTGGAGGAATTGAAGCTGGCCGCATGGATGCATGATGTGGGTAAGATTTCTATTCCCGAGCATGTGGTGGATAAATCTACAAAGCTTGAAACAATCTTTGACCGCGTCGCTATGGTTGATGCTCGATTCAGGCTAATTGCTGAGATTATCAAAAACAAGCAGCTTCAAGAAACAATAGCTGCTCTTTCCGGTGGCTCCGATCCTTCAAAACTGGCCGAAATTGAAACGCGTTATGCTGCTGATCTTAAGCAGCTTGAGGATGATCATCAGTATATTCTTTCCTGCAATGTTCCCAACGAATTCATGTCAGATGATCGCATCGCGAAAGTAAAAGATATTGCTTCCCGGACCTATGAAAGCAACGGGGAGACCTTCAACTGGCTCACTGAAGATGAGGTAAAGAATCTTTGTATCCGTAAAGGTACACTTACCGATAGCGAACGTAAAGTCATCGAAAGCCACGCAGCCATTACCCATGAGATGCTTCTGCGGTTGCCTTTCCCGAAACGTCTTGCCCGTGTTCCGGAATATGCGGCAGGACATCATGAAAAATTGGACGGCTCGGGCTATCCAAACGGTCTAAAAGGGGACGAACTTCCGTTACAAGCCAGAATCATGGCGGTTGCAGATATCTTTGAAGCACTGACAGCCAAAGACAGACCCTACAAAAAGCCCATGAAACTTTCACAGGCAATCAAGATTTTGGGATTTATGATTAAGGACAGGCATATTGATGGAGATATCTGCAAGTTGTTTATCGATACCGGTCTTTATATGGATTATGCAAAAGCAGAACTTGATCCTTCTCAGTTCGAGGATGAATAG
- the fliD gene encoding flagellar filament capping protein FliD encodes MSDYTSGNINFTGLGSGTDFQSLIDGLIKLERVHINRLESWKSTWSDKVEKFQELNTALLGLQTTLKSMDTLDEFMTKAVSSSDSDIATATANSQADVTSHTLEVKYLAKNDIVVGSIGLSDAKDAYYSSAGSFTFSYAGKSVTLSNIPAGTTLEGMVNIINNHADSRDKIRATVLNDGFYTRLQIYGLDLGSENRIIISNTPGSVFTENNYLTTQYSQDAWLKVDGFPPGSNAWMVRDSNTIDDLVPGVTLNLKKPNLGNPIHIGVTTDKEGMVENVQKFVDQTNEVRQMIKDLTSVSTSSDKAKGSILTGNYGVELLIGQRLKEVVASKGIGFSWFFEDEATGNTRGDRYSALSQLGIKTNADTGGANMGLLELDTEELTKALNDDPMAVAKLFSANYMGESESSNLTYLSHITGVTKPGQYNVQYEVAGGKLVSATINGVAASVDSTSWQITGPAGTDASGMAIRVENRADGIYGNSDVDASDAMKINLKLGKIGETVEILSDITSEDGPLEILQDNYATIMDNIDKKIEYEEDRIALKKRMLTEKYARLDELLGNYQGQSASLTASVTQLMKS; translated from the coding sequence ATGTCTGATTACACCTCAGGAAATATCAACTTTACCGGACTCGGCTCCGGAACCGACTTCCAGTCTCTTATTGATGGACTGATCAAGCTTGAACGAGTCCATATCAACAGACTCGAGAGCTGGAAAAGCACGTGGAGCGATAAAGTTGAAAAGTTTCAGGAACTGAATACTGCCCTGCTCGGCCTCCAGACTACGCTGAAGTCCATGGATACACTTGATGAATTCATGACTAAGGCCGTATCGAGCTCCGATTCAGATATAGCAACCGCGACAGCAAACAGTCAGGCGGACGTAACCAGCCATACATTAGAAGTAAAATATTTAGCTAAAAACGACATCGTCGTAGGCAGTATCGGACTCTCTGACGCTAAGGATGCCTACTATTCATCAGCCGGTTCTTTTACATTTTCATATGCGGGCAAATCCGTAACTCTTAGCAATATTCCAGCCGGAACAACTTTGGAAGGCATGGTTAATATAATTAATAACCATGCCGACAGCCGTGATAAAATCAGGGCGACGGTCCTGAATGACGGTTTCTACACCCGTTTACAAATTTATGGGCTTGACCTTGGATCTGAGAATAGAATTATAATTTCCAATACTCCCGGATCAGTTTTTACCGAAAACAATTACCTTACAACTCAGTATTCTCAGGATGCATGGCTGAAAGTAGATGGCTTTCCGCCGGGCTCTAATGCGTGGATGGTTCGTGATTCCAATACCATCGATGACCTCGTTCCCGGAGTCACCTTAAATCTTAAGAAGCCCAACCTTGGCAACCCCATACACATCGGCGTAACGACGGATAAGGAAGGAATGGTCGAAAACGTCCAGAAGTTTGTCGACCAGACGAATGAAGTCCGGCAAATGATCAAGGACCTGACATCAGTTTCGACCTCTTCAGACAAGGCCAAGGGTTCTATCCTGACTGGTAACTACGGTGTTGAACTGTTGATCGGCCAAAGGTTGAAGGAAGTCGTAGCCAGCAAGGGGATCGGTTTTTCATGGTTTTTCGAAGACGAAGCTACTGGAAATACCAGAGGTGACCGCTATTCAGCCCTTTCACAGTTAGGCATCAAGACCAATGCAGATACCGGCGGCGCCAATATGGGACTGCTGGAACTTGATACAGAGGAGCTGACAAAAGCCCTGAATGACGACCCGATGGCTGTCGCCAAGCTTTTCTCTGCAAACTATATGGGTGAGTCAGAATCTTCCAACCTGACCTACTTGTCACATATCACAGGTGTGACCAAGCCCGGGCAGTATAACGTCCAGTATGAAGTTGCGGGCGGCAAACTGGTCTCGGCAACCATAAATGGCGTTGCGGCGTCAGTTGATTCCACCTCCTGGCAGATCACCGGTCCTGCCGGAACCGATGCTTCCGGTATGGCTATCCGAGTTGAAAACAGGGCCGATGGAATCTACGGCAATTCAGACGTTGACGCTTCAGATGCAATGAAAATCAATCTGAAGCTTGGAAAGATAGGTGAAACGGTCGAAATTCTCAGTGATATCACCAGTGAGGATGGCCCCCTTGAAATTCTTCAGGATAACTATGCTACGATCATGGATAATATCGACAAAAAAATCGAGTATGAAGAAGATCGTATTGCGCTGAAGAAGAGAATGCTGACAGAGAAGTACGCAAGGCTTGACGAACTGCTCGGTAACTATCAGGGCCAATCCGCTTCGCTCACAGCAAGCGTAACCCAATTAATGAAGAGTTAA